A single genomic interval of Spirochaetota bacterium harbors:
- a CDS encoding MFS transporter: MATVARASKKEIFGWAMFDFANSSYTTVIVTVVFSVIFPRLIVGDAPEYRTGNLLWSLSLSMSYFLVLLSAPVFGAIMDYTAAKKRFLFAATLLTVLATSSLYFVTPGAVYLGMFLIVISNIGFSLSESFVSSFLTNLGPPEDLGKISGYAWGFGYFGGLFSTALVMFGLGAITMENFPSLRFVGPITGAFFLLAAIPTFLWVREPGKPRTLPAGRSYVGIGIERIRKTIVDIKDYRDLAILLGSFFFAYAGLSIVISFAFIYGDQVIKWTPLTQMLMFVITQFTAAGGAFFFGLLQDRWGPKRTFMLTLVLWVIAVTLIYGVDDVTGFLNGLMGTSIETQKMFLVVGSLAGLGLGATQSACRAMVGIFAPESKSGEFFGLWGLTGRLAAIFGLMGLGFLQVLFGLKNAVLLCSIFFVISICVVFFVNEKRGRAAAVEHEGE; this comes from the coding sequence ATGGCGACCGTTGCGAGGGCCTCGAAGAAGGAGATTTTCGGCTGGGCGATGTTCGATTTCGCCAACTCGTCGTACACCACCGTCATCGTCACCGTGGTCTTCAGCGTCATCTTTCCGCGGCTCATCGTGGGCGACGCGCCCGAGTACCGCACCGGCAATCTGCTCTGGAGCCTCTCGCTCTCCATGAGCTATTTCCTGGTGCTGCTCTCCGCGCCCGTGTTCGGCGCCATCATGGACTACACCGCCGCCAAGAAGAGGTTCCTCTTCGCGGCGACCCTGCTGACGGTGCTTGCCACATCATCACTTTATTTCGTGACTCCCGGCGCGGTGTATCTGGGGATGTTTCTCATCGTGATCTCGAACATCGGCTTCTCGCTCTCGGAGTCGTTCGTATCGAGCTTCCTGACCAACCTCGGGCCTCCCGAGGACCTTGGCAAGATCTCCGGCTACGCTTGGGGCTTCGGCTATTTCGGAGGCCTTTTTTCGACGGCGCTGGTGATGTTCGGGCTCGGCGCGATCACCATGGAGAACTTCCCAAGCCTTCGCTTCGTCGGTCCCATTACAGGCGCCTTCTTCCTGCTGGCGGCCATTCCCACCTTCCTGTGGGTGCGCGAGCCCGGGAAGCCGCGGACGCTTCCCGCCGGCCGCAGCTACGTCGGTATCGGTATCGAGCGCATCCGCAAGACCATCGTCGACATAAAGGATTATCGCGACCTCGCCATCCTTCTCGGGTCCTTCTTCTTCGCCTATGCGGGACTCTCGATCGTCATAAGCTTTGCGTTCATCTACGGCGACCAGGTGATCAAGTGGACGCCGCTGACGCAGATGCTCATGTTCGTCATCACGCAGTTCACCGCGGCCGGCGGCGCGTTTTTCTTCGGCCTCCTTCAAGACCGCTGGGGCCCCAAGCGCACCTTCATGCTGACGCTCGTGCTGTGGGTCATCGCCGTCACGCTCATCTACGGGGTCGACGACGTTACCGGCTTTCTCAACGGCCTCATGGGCACGTCGATCGAAACGCAGAAGATGTTTCTGGTCGTGGGATCGCTCGCGGGCCTCGGCCTGGGCGCCACGCAGTCGGCCTGCCGGGCAATGGTCGGAATCTTCGCGCCCGAGTCCAAGTCGGGCGAGTTCTTCGGCCTGTGGGGGCTTACCGGCAGGCTCGCCGCGATCTTCGGCCTCATGGGACTGGGCTTTTTACAGGTGTTGTTCGGGCTGAAGAACGCGGTGCTGTTGTGTTCGATATTCTTTGTCATCTCGATCTGCGTGGTCTTCTTCGTCAACGAGAAGCGCGGCCGTGCGGCCGCCGTTGAGCACGAAGGCGAGTGA
- a CDS encoding flavodoxin family protein: MNLSVMGVSGSPVKNGNVELFMRAMLGEAARRGASVEAAHLSRLDVRDCVHCNFCLRKQEPGRYCSIKDDAQGLFENAERADILLLASPVYFMRTSGRMACFLDRLRVFVFGNVAGGRMRDKIGVSAAVAWARHGGFETTHLSHLYAFLTLEMIPASAHDSISPLGASAVASKEGAGGFDPEVRLGAERDLAGIESGLAIVARAMDLAAVMKRGMC; the protein is encoded by the coding sequence ATGAACCTCTCGGTCATGGGCGTTTCCGGGAGCCCCGTTAAGAACGGCAATGTCGAGCTTTTCATGCGCGCGATGCTCGGCGAGGCGGCGCGGCGCGGCGCCTCGGTCGAGGCCGCGCACCTCTCGCGGCTCGACGTCCGCGACTGCGTGCACTGCAATTTCTGCCTGCGGAAACAGGAGCCGGGCCGCTACTGCTCCATCAAGGACGACGCGCAGGGACTCTTCGAAAATGCCGAGCGCGCCGACATCCTCCTGCTCGCAAGCCCGGTCTATTTCATGCGCACGAGCGGCCGCATGGCCTGTTTTCTGGACCGCCTGCGCGTCTTCGTCTTCGGAAACGTCGCCGGCGGAAGGATGCGCGACAAGATCGGCGTGAGCGCCGCGGTGGCCTGGGCGCGCCACGGCGGGTTCGAGACCACGCACCTGTCGCACCTGTACGCATTCCTCACCCTCGAGATGATACCCGCCAGCGCTCACGATTCCATAAGCCCGCTGGGCGCCTCGGCCGTGGCGAGCAAAGAGGGCGCCGGGGGATTCGACCCGGAGGTGCGCCTTGGCGCGGAACGCGACCTCGCGGGCATCGAATCCGGCCTGGCGATCGTCGCGCGCGCGATGGATCTCGCCGCGGTGATGAAGCGGGGAATGTGTTAG
- the larA gene encoding nickel-dependent lactate racemase, whose translation MKLTLPYGRTGLELELPDSVTIIRGAGAAALPDPVRALAASLEKPIESASLRDRVKGKDRVAIVHSDITRATPNGLILPPILEVLAAAGVPERNITLINATGMHRAQTDTELRSMLGDDIVARHKIVQHDARDTAMLVRAGATSSGNELYLNRAWMEADFRIATGFIEPHFFAGYSGGPKAVLPGVAGESNILYNHRASNIDHPRATWGVTDGNPVWEEMAEAARIARMDFLVNVALDGAGNITAVFAGSPEAAHRAGCAHVRAHAMAVVDAPFDIVITSNSGYPLDQNLYQAVKGMSAAAGVTAYGGSIILAAACEEGLPEGSCYDRLLSRFRDPESFLTALEDGGVYEAEQWQVQVQAKILFKNEVFLYSDGLADSEIERAMLRPCADIPSKLAELLKRYGERARVAALPDGPQCIPYVR comes from the coding sequence ATGAAACTCACCCTGCCATACGGGCGAACGGGGCTCGAACTCGAGCTTCCCGATTCAGTCACCATCATTCGGGGAGCGGGCGCAGCGGCGCTTCCCGATCCCGTCCGCGCGCTTGCCGCGTCGCTCGAAAAACCGATCGAATCCGCGTCCCTGCGGGACCGAGTGAAGGGTAAAGACCGCGTGGCGATTGTCCATTCCGACATCACCCGCGCCACGCCGAACGGCCTCATCCTGCCGCCCATCCTCGAAGTCCTGGCGGCGGCGGGCGTGCCTGAACGTAATATTACGCTGATCAACGCCACCGGTATGCACCGGGCGCAGACCGACACGGAGCTGCGCTCCATGCTGGGCGACGATATCGTCGCGCGCCATAAAATCGTCCAGCACGACGCGCGTGATACCGCGATGCTCGTCCGTGCGGGCGCCACCTCTTCCGGAAACGAGTTGTACCTCAACCGCGCATGGATGGAGGCGGATTTCCGCATAGCGACCGGCTTCATAGAGCCGCACTTCTTCGCCGGGTACAGCGGAGGCCCCAAGGCCGTATTGCCGGGTGTAGCCGGAGAGTCGAACATCCTGTACAACCACCGCGCCTCGAACATCGATCATCCGCGCGCGACATGGGGCGTTACCGACGGCAATCCTGTATGGGAGGAGATGGCGGAAGCGGCACGAATCGCGCGTATGGATTTCCTCGTAAACGTTGCGCTGGACGGCGCCGGGAATATAACCGCGGTATTCGCGGGAAGCCCGGAGGCCGCGCACCGGGCCGGTTGCGCGCACGTTCGAGCGCACGCCATGGCGGTCGTCGACGCGCCGTTCGATATCGTGATAACGTCGAACAGCGGCTATCCGCTCGACCAGAACCTCTACCAGGCCGTGAAGGGGATGAGCGCCGCCGCCGGGGTTACGGCATACGGCGGCTCGATCATTCTGGCGGCCGCCTGCGAGGAGGGCCTGCCCGAGGGGAGCTGTTACGACCGGCTGCTCTCGCGCTTCCGCGACCCCGAGTCGTTCCTTACGGCGCTCGAGGACGGCGGCGTTTACGAGGCCGAGCAGTGGCAGGTGCAGGTGCAGGCGAAGATTCTTTTTAAAAACGAGGTGTTTCTCTACAGCGACGGACTCGCCGATTCCGAGATCGAGCGGGCGATGCTTCGCCCCTGTGCCGATATCCCATCAAAGCTTGCCGAGCTCCTCAAGCGCTACGGGGAGCGCGCACGCGTCGCCGCGCTCCCCGACGGGCCGCAGTGCATACCGTATGTGCGGTAG
- a CDS encoding lysoplasmalogenase — MTPTVLLVVFIALAAAHVVSEGFKYMPGRYFVKPLLMPALALYYLFSTEAPNGFMLAAIGFGWLGDIFLMVPDPDKTRRYFRPGLVAFLLGHVFYIIVFASYISGMERFPAAAWLLLVPYIATGVFGYRLIGPHAGAMKKAILAYTVIFVAMGAATVLPMGSALLGGVLTAMAGSFVFMVSDIINAYNKFAREIANERVYTMSTYLAGQLLLVQGYLMF; from the coding sequence ATGACGCCAACCGTTTTACTTGTGGTATTCATCGCGCTGGCGGCGGCGCACGTTGTAAGCGAAGGATTCAAATACATGCCGGGGCGCTACTTCGTGAAACCCCTGCTAATGCCCGCGCTCGCGCTCTATTACCTGTTTTCCACCGAGGCGCCCAACGGCTTCATGCTCGCGGCGATAGGTTTCGGCTGGCTGGGCGACATCTTCCTGATGGTTCCCGATCCAGACAAAACGCGGCGCTACTTCCGGCCGGGGCTTGTGGCTTTTCTGCTGGGACACGTTTTTTACATCATCGTCTTCGCGTCGTATATTTCCGGGATGGAAAGGTTCCCGGCGGCCGCATGGCTCCTCCTTGTTCCCTATATCGCCACGGGCGTGTTCGGCTACCGGCTCATAGGGCCGCATGCTGGCGCGATGAAAAAAGCGATACTCGCCTACACCGTCATCTTCGTGGCGATGGGCGCCGCCACGGTGCTTCCCATGGGATCGGCCTTGCTCGGCGGAGTGCTTACGGCGATGGCGGGCTCCTTCGTCTTCATGGTCTCGGACATCATCAACGCCTACAACAAGTTCGCCCGCGAGATCGCGAACGAGCGCGTGTACACCATGAGCACCTACCTGGCCGGCCAGCTTCTGCTGGTGCAGGGGTACCTGATGTTCTAA
- a CDS encoding acyl-CoA dehydrogenase has protein sequence MALNPLVDSRDLRFTLFELLEVDKLTALPKYADFDRGMFEDVIDLAEKIAVEQVYPISAESEKQGVKYDPATKKVTVPEGFKPALKAYNEAGFIAIPEDPEIGGMGMPACVAIAASEIFTAASLAFTTYPGLTHGAAMLIESFGSDELKKQFIPKMFSGEWGGTMCLTEPDAGSDVGNLKAKAVRQADGTFKITGQKIFITSGDNDVYSNIIHPVLARIEGDPPGTKGISIFMVPKFRVKSDGSLGEFNDVVCTGIEHKMGIHASATCTLSFGDNGDCIGWILGKERQGMKIMFQMMNEARLGVAMQGLALSTTAYMHAVTYAKNRIQGVHVTQMLNPDAPKVSISQHPDVKRMLLWMKSHVEGMRMLVYCLAHNINLMHVLEGDAMKEVQGLVEILIPICKAGCTDSALYVTSEAVQVYGGYGYCSDYPVERYLRDAKITAIYEGSNGIQSMDLTMRKILMNPEQFNFTTWKKRVAETVAKAKGVVEDKYINVVEKGMARLDEVIESLKADMAGGKFLNIFANATPLQQAMFMMSLAWVHLWSLTICMPKMKGLVGDAKGEEREKLLNDNAEAAYYSGKVLSSQFYLGAEFPKFFGRADAILFGEMSPVKASDAVFTGAPLE, from the coding sequence ATGGCACTCAATCCGCTCGTCGATTCACGTGATCTCCGCTTCACCCTCTTCGAACTGCTCGAGGTCGACAAACTTACCGCGCTTCCGAAGTACGCCGACTTCGACCGGGGCATGTTCGAGGACGTCATTGACCTGGCCGAAAAGATCGCCGTGGAGCAGGTATACCCAATAAGCGCCGAGTCGGAAAAGCAGGGCGTTAAATACGATCCCGCCACCAAAAAGGTGACCGTGCCCGAGGGATTCAAGCCGGCGCTCAAGGCCTATAACGAGGCCGGTTTCATCGCAATACCCGAAGACCCGGAAATCGGCGGGATGGGAATGCCCGCCTGCGTCGCCATTGCCGCCAGCGAGATCTTCACCGCGGCAAGCCTGGCCTTTACGACGTATCCGGGCCTCACGCACGGCGCGGCGATGCTCATCGAGAGCTTCGGCAGCGACGAGCTTAAAAAGCAATTTATCCCGAAGATGTTTTCCGGGGAGTGGGGCGGTACCATGTGCCTTACCGAGCCGGACGCGGGCTCGGACGTTGGCAACCTCAAGGCGAAAGCGGTTCGCCAGGCCGACGGCACCTTTAAAATCACCGGGCAGAAGATATTCATCACCTCCGGCGACAACGACGTCTATTCGAACATCATCCACCCGGTGCTGGCCCGCATCGAAGGCGACCCGCCCGGGACCAAGGGCATCTCGATATTCATGGTGCCAAAGTTCCGCGTAAAGTCCGACGGAAGCCTTGGCGAGTTCAACGATGTCGTCTGCACCGGTATCGAACACAAGATGGGCATCCACGCCTCGGCCACCTGCACGCTCTCCTTCGGCGACAACGGCGACTGTATCGGCTGGATCCTCGGCAAAGAGCGGCAGGGCATGAAAATCATGTTCCAGATGATGAACGAGGCGCGCCTTGGCGTGGCCATGCAGGGCCTCGCGCTCTCAACCACGGCATATATGCACGCGGTCACCTACGCGAAGAACCGGATACAGGGCGTGCACGTAACGCAGATGCTCAACCCCGACGCGCCGAAGGTCTCCATCAGCCAGCACCCCGACGTCAAGCGGATGCTGCTGTGGATGAAGTCCCATGTTGAAGGCATGCGGATGCTGGTCTACTGTCTGGCGCACAATATCAACCTCATGCACGTGCTCGAGGGCGACGCGATGAAGGAGGTTCAGGGCCTTGTCGAAATCCTCATCCCCATTTGCAAGGCGGGATGCACCGACAGCGCGCTCTATGTCACCTCCGAAGCCGTGCAGGTCTACGGCGGCTACGGCTACTGCTCGGACTATCCCGTGGAGCGGTATCTGCGCGACGCAAAGATAACCGCCATCTACGAGGGCTCTAACGGCATCCAGTCCATGGACCTCACCATGCGAAAAATCCTCATGAACCCGGAGCAGTTCAACTTCACGACCTGGAAGAAGCGCGTGGCCGAAACGGTCGCGAAGGCGAAGGGTGTCGTCGAGGACAAGTATATCAATGTAGTGGAAAAGGGCATGGCGCGGCTCGACGAGGTGATCGAGTCGCTCAAGGCCGATATGGCGGGCGGCAAATTCCTCAACATCTTCGCCAACGCAACGCCGTTGCAGCAGGCCATGTTCATGATGTCGCTCGCGTGGGTGCACCTGTGGAGCCTCACCATCTGCATGCCGAAGATGAAGGGCCTGGTCGGCGACGCAAAGGGAGAGGAGCGCGAAAAGCTCCTTAACGACAACGCCGAGGCCGCTTATTATTCCGGGAAGGTGCTCTCGTCGCAGTTCTACCTGGGCGCCGAGTTCCCCAAGTTCTTCGGCAGGGCCGACGCCATACTCTTCGGCGAGATGTCCCCCGTCAAGGCGTCCGACGCGGTCTTCACCGGTGCGCCGCTCGAGTAG
- a CDS encoding PIN domain-containing protein, whose product MKNKVFLDTNVLVYSIDSDARKKRDVARTLLGNVFKEGNGFLSTQVLQEFFVAATRKLGMEPLEAKELIRAWGRYNVITVTREIIEEAVDISILNRLSYWDGAIIASARAAGCGVLYTEDLSHEQVIGGVRIENPFA is encoded by the coding sequence ATGAAAAATAAGGTCTTTCTCGATACGAATGTGCTGGTATATTCGATCGATTCCGATGCCCGCAAGAAGAGGGATGTGGCCAGGACCCTGCTCGGGAACGTCTTTAAAGAGGGAAATGGATTTCTCTCCACCCAGGTGCTTCAAGAGTTCTTTGTCGCGGCGACCCGAAAGCTCGGCATGGAGCCGCTCGAGGCGAAGGAGCTTATACGGGCCTGGGGGCGCTATAACGTGATCACTGTCACCCGTGAGATCATCGAAGAGGCGGTCGATATTTCAATACTCAACCGGCTGTCGTACTGGGACGGAGCGATTATCGCCTCGGCCCGGGCCGCCGGGTGCGGTGTTCTCTATACTGAAGACCTCAGTCACGAACAGGTGATCGGCGGCGTGCGGATTGAAAATCCCTTTGCGTGA